The Streptomyces sp. NBC_00344 genome includes a window with the following:
- the treZ gene encoding malto-oligosyltrehalose trehalohydrolase — protein MLFEVWAPEKNLVTLHVADRVLGMERDPSREGWWTVGTDAAEGNHYGFSLDGGPVLPDPRSRRQPSGPDGLSAVVGHDAYEWRTEWQGRALPGAVIYELHIGTYTTEGTFDAAAGRLDHLAALGVTHIELMPVCPFPGRHGWGYEGVSLWAVHEPYGGPEGLKRFVDAAHAHGIGVVLDVVHNHLGPSGNYLPAYGPYFTDTHQTPWGSAVNLDAPGSDEVRAYLLGSALAWLRDYRLDGLRLDAVHALADTRALTFLEELSAATDALAVELGRPLFLIAESDLGDPRTTTPRTSGGLGLHAQWNDDFHHALHTALTGESQGYYADFAKAPLRSLAKTLTRVFFHDGTYSSFRGRTHGRQVHRTATPAHRFLGYAQTHDQVGNRALGDRLSEDLAPGLLACAAALVLTSPFTPMLFMGEEWGARTPWQFFTDHTDPELAQAVRDGRRREFGQHGWSEADIPDPQSPATRERSCLDWTEPEQGPHARLLGWYRELLALRRTQSDLVDEDLAAVKVAYDEEARWLAFRRGDLRIAVNLGKSSAEIPLNGRGSRILAAWDAVRPPGDDGLLLLPPESCVVLADS, from the coding sequence GTGCTGTTCGAGGTATGGGCGCCGGAGAAGAACCTGGTCACGCTGCATGTGGCGGACAGGGTGCTCGGCATGGAGCGCGACCCGTCACGGGAGGGCTGGTGGACGGTCGGCACGGACGCCGCCGAAGGGAACCACTACGGCTTCTCGCTCGACGGCGGGCCCGTGCTGCCCGACCCGCGCTCCCGCCGGCAGCCGTCCGGGCCCGACGGGCTCAGCGCGGTCGTCGGCCACGACGCCTACGAATGGCGCACCGAGTGGCAGGGGCGGGCGCTGCCCGGCGCGGTCATCTACGAACTCCACATCGGCACGTACACCACGGAGGGCACCTTCGACGCGGCCGCGGGACGGCTGGACCATCTCGCGGCTCTCGGCGTCACCCACATCGAGCTGATGCCGGTCTGTCCGTTTCCCGGCCGGCACGGCTGGGGGTACGAGGGGGTGTCGCTGTGGGCCGTGCACGAGCCGTACGGCGGGCCCGAGGGGCTGAAGCGCTTCGTCGACGCCGCCCATGCGCACGGCATCGGCGTGGTGCTCGATGTGGTGCACAACCACCTGGGTCCTTCCGGGAATTATCTCCCCGCCTACGGACCGTATTTCACGGACACCCATCAGACGCCCTGGGGCTCGGCCGTCAACCTCGACGCACCCGGCTCCGACGAGGTCCGCGCGTATCTGCTCGGGAGTGCGCTGGCCTGGCTGCGCGACTACCGGCTCGACGGACTGCGCCTAGACGCCGTCCACGCGCTGGCCGACACCCGGGCGCTGACCTTCCTGGAGGAACTGTCCGCTGCCACCGACGCACTGGCCGTGGAGCTGGGCAGGCCGCTGTTCCTGATCGCCGAGTCCGATCTCGGCGATCCGCGCACCACGACCCCGCGCACGTCGGGCGGGCTCGGGCTGCACGCCCAGTGGAACGACGACTTCCACCACGCCCTGCATACCGCGTTGACCGGTGAATCCCAGGGGTACTACGCCGACTTCGCGAAGGCGCCGCTCCGCTCGCTCGCCAAGACGCTCACCCGGGTGTTCTTCCACGACGGTACGTACTCCAGCTTCCGGGGCCGGACGCACGGCCGTCAGGTGCACCGTACTGCGACGCCGGCGCACCGGTTCCTCGGCTACGCGCAGACCCACGACCAGGTCGGCAACCGTGCGCTCGGCGACCGGCTCTCGGAAGACCTGGCTCCCGGGCTGCTGGCCTGTGCCGCAGCGCTGGTGCTGACGAGTCCCTTCACCCCGATGCTTTTCATGGGTGAGGAGTGGGGCGCGCGGACCCCCTGGCAGTTCTTCACCGATCACACGGACCCGGAGCTCGCCCAGGCCGTACGGGACGGCAGGCGACGTGAGTTCGGGCAGCACGGGTGGTCGGAGGCGGACATCCCTGATCCGCAGTCCCCGGCGACCCGGGAGCGTTCCTGCCTGGACTGGACCGAGCCGGAACAGGGCCCGCACGCGAGGCTGCTCGGCTGGTACCGGGAACTGCTCGCACTGCGGCGCACCCAGTCCGACCTCGTCGACGAGGACCTCGCCGCGGTCAAGGTGGCCTACGACGAGGAGGCTCGCTGGCTGGCGTTCCGCAGGGGTGATCTGCGGATCGCGGTCAATCTCGGCAAGAGCTCGGCGGAGATCCCGCTGAACGGACGCGGCAGCCGGATTCTGGCCGCCTGGGACGCGGTCCGCCCGCCGGGGGACGACGGTCTGCTGCTGTTGCCGCCCGAGTCCTGTGTCGTACTGGCCGACTCGTGA
- a CDS encoding aminopeptidase P family protein, with the protein MSLEPAPFTADDYRARMARAAQSAADAGLDGVLVAPGPDMVHLTGYRPTAATERLTLLVVAADRDPVLVVPALEAADAEHAAGAPALTLLDWTDGTDPYGITAPLLGVGRRFAVSDNTWALHLLGLQRARPDSMYTALTEALPMLRAVKDPAELARLEAAGAAADAVYEEILKVRFAGRRESDVAGDLAALLLESGHSQVDFTVVGSGPNGANPHHEAGERVIAPHDMVVLDFGGLKHGYGSDTSRTVHVGEPDADEQRVHDVVREAQQAGCEAVRPGAACQDVDRAARAVITDAGYGEQFIHRTGHGIGVTTHEPPYMIEGEERPLVPGMCFSVEPGIYLPGRFGVRIEDIVTVTANGGRRLNTTSRELAVVE; encoded by the coding sequence ATGTCTCTCGAACCCGCCCCGTTCACCGCTGACGACTACCGGGCCCGGATGGCCCGCGCCGCGCAGAGCGCCGCCGACGCCGGACTGGACGGAGTGCTGGTCGCGCCAGGGCCCGACATGGTCCACCTCACCGGGTACCGGCCGACCGCCGCCACCGAGCGGCTGACCCTGCTGGTCGTCGCAGCGGACCGCGACCCGGTGCTCGTGGTACCCGCGTTGGAGGCAGCCGACGCCGAGCATGCCGCAGGGGCACCCGCGCTCACCCTGCTGGACTGGACCGACGGCACGGATCCCTACGGGATCACCGCCCCGCTGCTCGGCGTCGGCCGCCGCTTCGCGGTCAGCGACAACACCTGGGCACTGCATCTCCTGGGCCTGCAGAGAGCCCGCCCCGACAGCATGTACACCGCGCTGACCGAAGCGCTGCCGATGCTGCGCGCGGTGAAGGACCCGGCCGAGCTGGCCCGGCTCGAGGCGGCGGGTGCGGCGGCCGACGCGGTGTACGAGGAGATTCTCAAGGTCCGCTTCGCCGGCCGCAGGGAGTCGGATGTGGCGGGTGATCTGGCCGCGCTGCTGCTGGAGTCAGGTCACTCCCAGGTGGATTTCACGGTCGTCGGATCGGGCCCCAACGGAGCCAATCCGCACCATGAGGCGGGTGAACGGGTCATCGCCCCCCACGACATGGTGGTTCTCGACTTCGGTGGCCTCAAGCACGGCTACGGCTCCGACACCTCCCGTACCGTGCACGTCGGCGAGCCGGACGCCGACGAGCAGCGTGTGCACGACGTCGTACGGGAGGCCCAGCAGGCCGGGTGCGAAGCCGTGCGGCCCGGTGCGGCGTGCCAGGACGTCGACCGGGCGGCGCGGGCGGTCATCACCGATGCCGGTTACGGCGAGCAGTTCATCCACCGCACCGGCCACGGTATCGGCGTCACCACCCATGAACCGCCGTACATGATCGAGGGCGAGGAACGGCCCCTGGTCCCCGGGATGTGCTTCTCCGTCGAGCCGGGGATCTATCTGCCCGGCCGTTTCGGTGTCCGGATCGAGGACATCGTCACGGTCACCGCGAACGGTGGCCGGCGGCTGAACACCACCTCACGCGAGCTGGCGGTCGTCGAGTAG
- a CDS encoding VOC family protein yields MSRIALITLLVRDYDEAITFYSGSLGFALVEDTDRGDGSRWVVVAPPGRQAGPGLLLARAKNDAERTAVGGQTGGRVGFFLHTDDFTRDHARMVSAGVRFLEEPRHEPYGSVAVFEDLYGNRWDLLQPA; encoded by the coding sequence ATGTCCCGCATCGCACTGATCACCCTGCTCGTCCGTGACTACGACGAGGCGATCACCTTCTACTCCGGTTCGCTCGGCTTCGCCCTGGTCGAGGACACCGACCGGGGCGACGGCAGTCGCTGGGTGGTGGTAGCACCGCCCGGCAGACAGGCCGGGCCCGGCCTGCTGCTGGCCCGGGCGAAGAACGATGCGGAGCGCACCGCGGTCGGCGGCCAGACCGGCGGCCGGGTCGGCTTCTTTCTGCACACCGATGACTTCACCCGTGATCACGCCAGGATGGTGAGCGCCGGCGTCCGCTTCCTCGAGGAGCCGCGCCACGAGCCGTACGGCTCGGTCGCCGTCTTCGAGGACCTCTACGGCAACCGCTGGGATCTGCTGCAACCGGCGTGA